One Ostrea edulis chromosome 2, xbOstEdul1.1, whole genome shotgun sequence genomic region harbors:
- the LOC125681755 gene encoding monocarboxylate transporter 2-like isoform X1, translating to MASDKKTRHASDSSVIDPSDYIPTPPDGGWGWVIVLSSFMCNMILDGLCYSFGVLLPKWVEVFRETRETVSLVGALLYGVFLCVGPVVSGLTNKYGCRLVTVAGSISAMLAFLAASFSKNITVLILTYGFIGGLGFGLIYLPSNVIVGYYFEKKRALATGIALCGSGVGTFIFAPASAMMLDAFDWRSLVMIQAGIVLNACVFGMLMRPLEPTKKMKQSLRKQGIENARKKAVGNRKRNAHSDSSMKGADEVTNFKTIKKIEAKQEDETKTISFENTSGFLKDVKAHEIHPTIENGYAKTEMEPFLSVPILRGDSFHHVTKSDYSRPMYRQDIFYSGSITNMPEYKSSQSDMKQYIASITNIPDIPSSSCWDRCTCLPMSVVDTLKNMLDISLLTDIPFLMICAGNLLAMTGFYVPYTYIVDHALQLGISKPDAAFLLSVIGIANTVGRLLSGLLVDIFKLDALVINNIALVLSAVLLFVEPFCEAYELLIGFSVLYGLCIAAYISLTSIIICNLLGLRKLTNALGLVILARGVAGMLGPPAAGAVYTATGSYNYSFWLGGLMFALGAGCHLVLHLPCVKKKAKGNDSGEIVIAEEEVRALMKDREKNV from the exons ATGGCGTCTGATAAGAAAACAAGACATGCATCAGATTCCAGTGTGATAGACCCTAGTGATTACATCCCCACCCCTCCGGACGGAGGATGGGGCTGGGTCATTGTACTCAGTTCCTTTATGTGTAACATGATCCTGGATGGTCTCTGCTATTCCTTTGGAGTTCTTCTCCCGAAGTGGGTGGAAGTATTCCGAGAAACCAGAGAGACAGTGTCATTGGTAGGAGCCCTATTGTATGGAGTATTTCTCTGTGTAG GTCCTGTCGTGAGTGGATTAACGAATAAATATGGATGTCGACTTGTAACAGTTGCGGGGAGTATTTCTGCCATGCTAGCATTTCTAGCTGCATCTTTCTCCAAAAATATCACAGTTCTAATCTTAACATACGGGTTTATAGGGG GTTTGGGATTTGGACTAATATATCTTCCCTCCAATGTGATTGTGGGGTACTATTTTGAAAAGAAACGCGCACTAGCGACTGGGATAGCGCTCTGTGGATCCGGAGTAGGGACATTTATTTTCGCGCCAGCAAGTGCCATGATGTTGGATGCGTTCGACTGGAGGAGCTTAGTAATGATTCAAGCTGGTATTGTGCTGAATGCTTGTGTATTCGGTATGCTAATGAGGCCGCTGGAACCAACAAAGAAGATGAAACAATCCTTAAGAAAACAAGGGATTGAAAATGCAAGAAAAAAGGCAGTGGGGAATAGAAAGCGCAACGCCCACTCAGACTCTAGCATGAAGGGTGCAGACGAAGTTACAAActtcaaaacaataaagaaaatagAAGCAAAACAAGAAGACGAAACTAAAACTATATCATTTGAGAATACTAGTGGTTTCCTAAAAGATGTCAAAGCCCACGAAATTCACCCTACCATTGAGAACGGGTATGCAAAGACAGAAATGGAACCTTTCTTGTCTGTTCCTATATTAAGAGGTGACTCTTTCCATCACGTGACGAAATCGGACTATTCTCGCCCTATGTACCGACAAGACATCTTTTATAGCGGCAGTATAACGAACATGCCCGAATACAAATCTTCACAATCAGACATGAAACAGTACATCGCGAGCATTACCAACATCCCCGATATCCCTTCCTCATCATGCTGGGACAGGTGTACATGTCTGCCAATGTCAGTTGTTGATACATTAAAAAACATGTTGGATATCTCTCTGCTCACAGATATTCCTTTTCTCATGATATGTGCTGGAAATCTTCTAGCCATGACTGGGTTTTATGTTCCTTACACATATATCGTGGATCACGCTTTACAGCTTGGTATTTCCAAACCTGATGCTGCATTTTTGCTCTCTGTCATAG GTATTGCCAACACGGTTGGGAGACTTTTGTCTGGACTTCTGGTCGACATATTTAAATTGGATGCGCTTGTTATCAACAACATAGCTTTGGTGCTGAGTGCTGTTCTTCTATTCGTGGAACCATTCTGTGAAGCCTACGAACTTTTAATTGGCTTTTCAGTATTATATGGCCTATGTATTG CTGCCTACATCTCCTTAACCTCCATCATTATCTGCAATTTGCTTGGACTGAGAAAACTGACAAATGCTCTCGGGCTCGTGATTTTGGCTAGAGGCGTGGCAGGAATGCTAGGACCTCCGGCCGCTG GGGCGGTGTACACGGCCACCGGCTCGTACAACTATTCCTTCTGGTTGGGGGGGTTGATGTTTGCTCTCGGTGCAGGCTGTCACCTGGTACTGCATCTCCCATGTGTCAAGAAAAAGGCGAAGGGGAACGATTCCGGCGAAATCGTTATTGCTGAGGAAGAGGTCAGGGCATTGATGAAAGATCGCGAGAAAAATGTGTGA
- the LOC125681755 gene encoding monocarboxylate transporter 12-like isoform X2: protein MLAFLAASFSKNITVLILTYGFIGGLGFGLIYLPSNVIVGYYFEKKRALATGIALCGSGVGTFIFAPASAMMLDAFDWRSLVMIQAGIVLNACVFGMLMRPLEPTKKMKQSLRKQGIENARKKAVGNRKRNAHSDSSMKGADEVTNFKTIKKIEAKQEDETKTISFENTSGFLKDVKAHEIHPTIENGYAKTEMEPFLSVPILRGDSFHHVTKSDYSRPMYRQDIFYSGSITNMPEYKSSQSDMKQYIASITNIPDIPSSSCWDRCTCLPMSVVDTLKNMLDISLLTDIPFLMICAGNLLAMTGFYVPYTYIVDHALQLGISKPDAAFLLSVIGIANTVGRLLSGLLVDIFKLDALVINNIALVLSAVLLFVEPFCEAYELLIGFSVLYGLCIAAYISLTSIIICNLLGLRKLTNALGLVILARGVAGMLGPPAAGAVYTATGSYNYSFWLGGLMFALGAGCHLVLHLPCVKKKAKGNDSGEIVIAEEEVRALMKDREKNV from the exons ATGCTAGCATTTCTAGCTGCATCTTTCTCCAAAAATATCACAGTTCTAATCTTAACATACGGGTTTATAGGGG GTTTGGGATTTGGACTAATATATCTTCCCTCCAATGTGATTGTGGGGTACTATTTTGAAAAGAAACGCGCACTAGCGACTGGGATAGCGCTCTGTGGATCCGGAGTAGGGACATTTATTTTCGCGCCAGCAAGTGCCATGATGTTGGATGCGTTCGACTGGAGGAGCTTAGTAATGATTCAAGCTGGTATTGTGCTGAATGCTTGTGTATTCGGTATGCTAATGAGGCCGCTGGAACCAACAAAGAAGATGAAACAATCCTTAAGAAAACAAGGGATTGAAAATGCAAGAAAAAAGGCAGTGGGGAATAGAAAGCGCAACGCCCACTCAGACTCTAGCATGAAGGGTGCAGACGAAGTTACAAActtcaaaacaataaagaaaatagAAGCAAAACAAGAAGACGAAACTAAAACTATATCATTTGAGAATACTAGTGGTTTCCTAAAAGATGTCAAAGCCCACGAAATTCACCCTACCATTGAGAACGGGTATGCAAAGACAGAAATGGAACCTTTCTTGTCTGTTCCTATATTAAGAGGTGACTCTTTCCATCACGTGACGAAATCGGACTATTCTCGCCCTATGTACCGACAAGACATCTTTTATAGCGGCAGTATAACGAACATGCCCGAATACAAATCTTCACAATCAGACATGAAACAGTACATCGCGAGCATTACCAACATCCCCGATATCCCTTCCTCATCATGCTGGGACAGGTGTACATGTCTGCCAATGTCAGTTGTTGATACATTAAAAAACATGTTGGATATCTCTCTGCTCACAGATATTCCTTTTCTCATGATATGTGCTGGAAATCTTCTAGCCATGACTGGGTTTTATGTTCCTTACACATATATCGTGGATCACGCTTTACAGCTTGGTATTTCCAAACCTGATGCTGCATTTTTGCTCTCTGTCATAG GTATTGCCAACACGGTTGGGAGACTTTTGTCTGGACTTCTGGTCGACATATTTAAATTGGATGCGCTTGTTATCAACAACATAGCTTTGGTGCTGAGTGCTGTTCTTCTATTCGTGGAACCATTCTGTGAAGCCTACGAACTTTTAATTGGCTTTTCAGTATTATATGGCCTATGTATTG CTGCCTACATCTCCTTAACCTCCATCATTATCTGCAATTTGCTTGGACTGAGAAAACTGACAAATGCTCTCGGGCTCGTGATTTTGGCTAGAGGCGTGGCAGGAATGCTAGGACCTCCGGCCGCTG GGGCGGTGTACACGGCCACCGGCTCGTACAACTATTCCTTCTGGTTGGGGGGGTTGATGTTTGCTCTCGGTGCAGGCTGTCACCTGGTACTGCATCTCCCATGTGTCAAGAAAAAGGCGAAGGGGAACGATTCCGGCGAAATCGTTATTGCTGAGGAAGAGGTCAGGGCATTGATGAAAGATCGCGAGAAAAATGTGTGA